In the Sporolituus thermophilus DSM 23256 genome, GGCGGTTCAGCAGGCAGTTTTACCAAAGAATATTGGAAGACTTTGGAGCAAGATGGTTATGTGGAAGTGGGGTGGAATATCAGTTCTGGCGATGCCTCAAGTGCTAAGGCCCAGCAAATTGTAGACAATGTAATCCGCCAAATGCAGAACAAGTCTCTCTGGAATCACGCGATTGTCCTGATGCATGACGGCAGAGGTCACGGCGAAACAGTAAAAGCTTTACCGCATATTATTACTTATTTTAAAGAACGAGGTTTTGAATTTCGCGTTGTAAATTTAGAAACACCGCCAGCTTGGTAAGCTAGCGGTGTTTCTTTATGTCTTTATAGGCTGTAGTTTGGTGCTTCTTTAGTAATATGGATATCGTGAGGATGACTTTCTTTTAAACCGGCTCCAGTTATCCGGATAAAACGTGTTTTGTTTATCAGTTCTTCGATATTGCGCACGCCGCAGTAACCCATGCCAGCTCTTAGACCGCCTACTAACTGATAAACGGTATCGGCCACAGATCCTTTGTAAGGTACACGACCTTCAATGCCTTCCGGCACAAGCTTGTCCATGTTTTCCTGGAAGTAACGGTCTTTACTGCCTTCGGCCATCGCGCCGAGGGAACCCATACCGCGATAAACTTTATAACTGCGACCTTGATAAATAATCATTTCGCCCGGACTCTCTTCGGTACCCGCCAATAAATTACCAATCATTACAACATGAGCGCCAGCAGCGATGGCCTTGGTAATATCACCGGAGTACTTTATGCCGCCATCAGCGATAATAGGAACTTTATATTCCCGTGCCGCACGGGCGCAATCATAAATAGCCGTAATTTGCGGAACACCAATACCGGCAATGACGCGAGTAGTACAAATCGACCCGGGTCCAATGCCTACTTTCACAGCGTCAGCGCCTGCTTCAATTAAATCGCGGGTTGCCTCTGCTGTGGCAACGTTGCCGGCAATCAACTCGATATTTGGATAAGCCTGCTTGATCTTCTTTACGGCTTCAAGTACGCCGCGCGAATGGCCATGTGCAGTATCGATAACAATGACATCAACTTTCGCCGCCACAATAGCATCCACTCGATCCATCATGTCGGCTCCTACACCGACGGCGGCGGCAACTAGCAACCGTCCTTTGGAATCCTTGGCTGAATTAGGATATTTCTGCGCTTTTTCGATGTCTTTGATGGTAATAAGCCCTTTAAGATTGCCGTGTTCGTCTACCAGCGGCAATTTTTCGACGCGGTGTTGGCGCAGGATTTCCTTAGCTTGTTCGAGTGAAGTGCCAACAGGCGCTGTGATAAGGTGTTCACGGGTCATGCATTCGCGTATCTTTCGCCGTAAATCCGTTTCAAAACGCAGGTCACGGTTGGTCAGTATCCCAACAAGTTTCCCTTTCTCCGTAACAGGTACGCCTGAGATGCGATATTTTTCCATCAAATCATGCGCATCTTGAAGGGTATTTTCGGGCGAAAGAAAAATGGGGTCAACAATAATTCCGTGCTCAGACCGTTTTACCTTATCAATCTCGTTAGCCTGTCGCTCGATTGACATATTTTTATGAATGACACCCAGTCCGCCTTCCCGGGCCATCGCAATGGCCATCCGGGCTTCGGTTACAGTGTCCATGCCCGAACTTATAATTGGGATGTTTAACTTAATATTACGCGTCAAATTGGTACTGACATCTACTTCTCGGGGCAAAACATCTGATTTAGCAGGTATTAACAGCACATCGTCAAAAGTTAACCCTTCGGGTCCAAACTTGTCATTAAACATCTAACCTACTCCTTTCGCTATCTTATGTTGGTTATTGCAAAATATAATATCATAGGTACACCTGTTAAATCTACCACTTTATGTAGTTTTTATTTAATTTAGCCGTTGCGGTCCCGTAGACCACACGGTGACGAAACGCCCGCGGCGACGCGCTGCTGTTAATAGCGCCGCGGGCGGATGCGGGTTAGCAATTATTACTTCTGTCTCGGGACTAAGACACTCAAGCAAATAATCGATTTCCGGCCTATCGGCACTACTATAAGAAAGGCCGATCAATAAACACTTTGTGAGTAAAGGGCCGATCGAGGAAAACCAATGATATCCGGGAGCAACCCATTGATAATCAAGAAAGGGAGATTGTTCTTGCGGCAATACGATATCCACCTCAGCCCGGGGTCGCAGCAGTTCTTCGTCTCGTAGCCGCCGTCTGGGCTTGTTAGTATACGTAATCAGCTTCGTAATAGGGTATTCAACCGGCTGAACGTCGCCAGAGACTTCGAAATCAATAGAGCCATGGGGCTTTACAATAGGAACGCCTTCTTTTTCTTCAACTAAACCAAAACGGCGAAAAGATGCCCCTACCTGCGCTAATGTTTTTTCTAAAATTAAATCGTAATTAAAGGAAACGGCTCCCACCAAATCATCTTTCACCGCCCCAATCCATTCCAGCCATGGCCAGCCCTGAAAGGGGAATTGGTTTACCGCCAATTGAAAATGCGAATAGGCGATTGCCAAAAAGTGCCGCATTTCTGCTTTAAGCACAAACTGTTCGCTCGTAAGAGGCATGTACTCGTCCAGGTGATGTAAAATCGCGGCAAAAACTTTAAAATCCTCATCAGCCCTAGATTGATTGTGCACCAGACGGATTGCTGCGGCAAATCGCGGTAGTGACTGCAGTAAGGGAAACCAAGGCTTGCCTGGAGTTGCCAGCTGCCAGCTTAAAGGACATCGCGGATCCCATTCGTCCAAGCGCGGGCTGAGAAATTGTCGCAGACTTAAAGCCATGCCATTTCCCACAATCAGACCGATACGTTGGACCAATCTTTTTCCTCCAGCCGTTTTTGCTAGTTTCTACTAGTTCATTCCACAGAACCTGATGGTTTATGCATTAAAAATTTTCCCGACATTTGGTATGTTAATTTACCCTGCATCACTGCCGGCTTGCCGTTAACCAACACGTATTCGATGCCCGAGGGGGGACGGAAAGGGTCTTGATAGTTGGCGTTATCTTTAACGACTGCGAAATCAAAAATAGTTATATCGGCGTAAAAATTTGGCCGCAGTTGGCCCCGCCCATTCAAGCGGAAAACGGCCGCAGGGAGTGAGGTCATCTTTCGCACGGCTTCGGGTAGAGACAAAACTGCCTGTTCCCGCACATAGCGGGCCAATACGCGCGGGAAAGTGCCATAACTGCGGGGATGCGGCAAACCTTCCGCCAAAGGGCCGAAAGACAGGCGTGCACCTGCATCACTACCTACCATCGACAAGGGCCATGTCAAAACCCGTACCAAGTCTTTTTCATCTATTGCGTGCTGGATCATACTTACAGACCCTTCTTCTGCCAGGAGAAGGGTTATTACCGTCTGAGCCGGACGCTTGTTTTGAGCTAAAGCCACCTGCGCCAGCGATTTTCCTTGGAAAAATTTATTCTCTGGCTTACGGACTTTCGTGATGATAATCGTTTCATAATCGCCGGCTTCCCGATCTATGTCTGCCAACAGCGTCTCACTGTTAAATAACTCACGTAGCCGCGAGAGCATTGCGTCTTTACCGCCGTCATGTATCCAAGCCGGCAGCAAGGTAGCGAGATTTGTATGCAGGGCTGTATAAGGATAAACGTCGCAATAGATGTCAACACCCTCGCTGCGGGCTTCTTGCAGCATAGTCAATGTTTTTGCCGTTTTTCCCCAGTTGTTGCGTTTCCTTGCTTTATGATGGGAAATTACTCCTCGCACTCGGCTTGCTTTACAGACACTAATCGCTTCCGTTACCGCATCGATCAATCCGTCACCTTCATCGCGGATATGAGTTGTGTAAACACCCCCGATTGGGGCAAGAACCCGGCACAGAACTACAAGTTCTGTGCGTCCGGCAAAGCACCCCGGCGGGTATAACAAACCCGAACTAAAGCCTACGGCGCCTTCACGGACTGTTTGACGCAGTAACTGAGCCATTAGCTTTAACTCTTCGGCGGAAGCCTGGCGAGCGGCGGTACCCATAATCAAGGCCCGAAGGTTGCCGTGGCCGGTGAGAGTAGCCGTATTAATACCGAGACGATTATTAAGAAGTTTAATAAATTCAGAAGTTGTCGCCCACTGTTCGTTCGTATTCTTACCATAATCGAGAAGATCACGTAGCTCATGATTTATCGGCGCGGCCGATTCACCGCAATTACCAATGATTTCGGTAGTAACTCCTTGCAAAATTTTGCTCACGGCGTAAGGGTTATGGAAGTACCAAGCATCTGTATGAGAATGGACGTCAATAAAGCCCGGCGCCACAACTAACCCGGTTGCGTCAATTATTTCTCGAGCCCCTTCGCCGCTGAGCTCTCCCATTGCCACAATTTTGTCGCCCTTAATACCGATGTCGGCATAGTACCCCTCTTGTCCCGTACCATCCACGATCAACCCGTTCTTGATCTTTAAATCCAACAAAAAAATCCACCCCCTCTTCATTTAATAATAAATAAGGGTGGATAATTTATGCTATGATTTCTTAGGTTTTGCTAAAACCATCCGGAGACCTGTGACAATGACAAAAATTCCGAACAGGCGTTTCAACGTTTCAGCCGGAATAGCTTGGACAAAGTTAGCGCTTAGTAGAGCTCCAGCTATAGCTCCCAAGGCTAGATAGCCTGCAACGCGATAATTGATCAGCCTGTCTTTATGAAACTGCAAGATACCGGCAATAGCCGTTGGGATAATTACTAACATCGATATTCCTTGCGCCGTATGCTGGGATATTCCTAGAAAAAAGACCATCATGGGGACTAAAACCACGCCGCCGCCAATACCCAGTAGACCACTTAATATCCCGGTAAAAAGCCCCATTGCGAAAGTAATTAAGACCATCATGCTAATACCATCCTAAGACCGACAAAAACCAGCAATATTCCAAACAGACGTTTAAGCTGCGCTGCCGGTATTTTTTTCATAATTCGGGCGCCGATACTGGCGCCGATAATGCTGCCGACAACCAAATTCAACGACACCCCAAGATCGGCATTGCCGTGAAAGCCATAGATAATAGCGCTGACGATAGCGGTAGGAATAACGACTGCCAAAGAGGTCCCATGGGCAGTATGTTGATCAATGGCAAAGCAAGAAACCATGATTGGCACCAGGAATACTCCGCCGCCGACACCAAGTAAGCCGCTGAAAATTCCCACGATAAACCCGGTACCGGTAAGTTTTATATTTTCTGTCATTTTTACAGCTCCTAATCCAGAACACTCGGAATAGTACCTTCAGTGTAACTGCGATACTTGTCGTAAATAATGCGGATTGCCGTAATAATAGTCCTTTTGGCGCTCCCTTGATATACGCGGTCAATTGTCCGCAATGCCTGGTCAGGCCCGTTCTTTAAACTCTGACCGACCAGAGCAGCCGAAACATGTTTACGGGCAAGTTGTGTGGCGAGCGTGCAGTCGGCTTCGACAATTTCCCCTGTTACCACATCAATCAATACAATTACCCCAATCACCTTATACATTTCACTTGCCGTTATACCAGTTGGTAATTTCGCGTAACCTGAGAACAGAACTAGCCTGTTCGTTTCTTTTTCCATTGTCATCCCTCCTGCGCTAGTCAATACTGAGCCGCTTGACTTCAATATTAACTTCTTTAACTGTCATTCCTGTCATGTATTCAACCATATTTTTAATGCGGTGCTGCGCTTGATGAACGACATCCCATATGGGCTGTCCATATTTAATAGTTACGTCTAAAGAGATAGAAATTCCTTTTTCTTTGTCCTGAGAATTTTTTATATTTATTTGTCCGGTCCTAGTAATGGCCAGATCACTAGTGGCAACATAGTCGACAATAGAAGCAATAGTAGCGTCCGAAATAAGCAATTTGCCATAATAACTAAAAGTAGGACGGACAATGGATTTTTCACCAAGTTTGCGCCGTTTTGCCTGCGGCTTTTTAAAAAATATCTCCAAAGGATCGATAAGGTATCCGGAGAAGTGCGGTTTCAGTTCAATCGTAGGTACAGGTATAATGTGCTTGCCTTCTTTCAAGCGGCTTTCCCGGGCTCTTGCAATTTCCGCTCTTGTAGCAATTTCATCGATCCGAATAATTTTCGTAATCGGAGGCAGGGCAAGAGCATCAATTATTTTGTTTACCATATTTACGGAAGTACCTAAAATTAAAATGCGTTCAGGGGCTACACGCTCTATTGCTTCCCGTACTTCCCGGGCATGCTCGGCGTCCATAAAAATAGCCCTTTTGACGGCACGGATTTTGCTTGGTTCTTTTTTAGCGGAATATCCTGCGATGATTTTACTGTCCTTGATTAGTAGCCCGTCATCGATAATAGCGTCGATATTATGTTCATGAGCTACAATCAAAGCCCGATGGCTTTTGCCTGTACCGCTCGGACCAACTAATGCAACGACTTCCATGCCAGACGCCTCCTGCGTTTTATGTTCATAATAAAAATAAACACCTTTATAGGTGTTGTCAAGTAGGGGCATTTCCCGACATATTTTTGTTTGGGGTTAGCAGGCGAAGCTGGTCCTCCAGTTGAGTTATCCTCACATTACGATACATAATCGCCCGCGCGTACCGGCAATTGTTCTTTTGCAGTTTTTCGTTCTGCATCTCCAACCGCAAAACTTTCTCCCGCTTTTCTCGTTCTATAGAATCAATTAGGTTCATAAGCACCCGGCGGCTGATACGCAATGCTTCCACTTTATCCTCCAGTTCCCGGATGCGCGCCCGCAGTTCGTCAAGCAAAGCTGTATCCTCGCCCACGATATTCCCCCCTAATCGTTCTGTACAGAGAATATATTCCGGCACCCGTGTTTTCATGCCTGGACATTTTGGCGAAAGCGCTCCATTTGGGTGACTAAATCACTGTCGATGGTAAAAATCCCCAAATGAGGAGGGAACCGTCCTGGTATACCATGAAAGTCTGAACCCCCTGTAACGAGGAGTCTGTTTTTTGCTGCTATTTGCAAATACTTTTTCGTCTGTTCTTCATTATGTTCCGGGTGGTATGCCTCAAGACCATCAAGGCCAAGCCGGATGAGTTCCGCTACAATATTATCGCTGCCGATCAAGCCAGGATGAGCGAGAACAGCAAGACCCCCTGCCTTTTTAATAAGGTTTATAACCTCTAGCGGCGTAAGCTTGTAATGGGGAACATAAGCAGGACCGTTTTTTCGTAGTAAAGTCTTAAAAACATCGCTCACCGAATGAAAAAAACCCTGGTCAACCAGTACTTTGGCCACATGGGGTCGACCAACGGCAACAGAAGCGCCGGCGATTTCCAGCACCCGCTCATAATCGATTTTATAGCCCAGCCGGTTTATTTTTTCGACCATCAGACGCAGCCGTGCCTGTCTGTTAGCCGCAAGTCGTTCCAGGCGGCCGTAAAGCTCATCCTCTTGCCAATTAATATAGTAACCCAGAATATGAACCTCATGTTGCGGCAGCTCGGTGCTAAATTCAATCCCCGGAATAATGCGCAGTCCTGCCTTATTTTCTCCCACCAGTGTTTTTAGGCCGTCCACGGTATCATGATCAGTAATAGCAATACAGTTAAGCCCTGCTTGGACAGCCTGTTCCACTACTTCGCCGGGCGTAAGGCGTCCATCCGAGGCGGTCGTATGGATATGCAAGTCAGCAGCCATAACGTTAATTCTGACCCGCCTGTTTAAGTGCTACCTGTACAAGGGTGCGCACTCCAACACCGGTACCGCCTTTAACGTTGTAGCCGCGTTCTTTATCAATCGACGCCGTGCCGGCAATGTCAATATGAACCCATGGGCACTGCCCGACAAAATGGCCGATGAACAATCCGGCCGTAATAGCTCCAGCCTGCCGACCGCCTGAGTTTTTTAGATCAGCAATATGACTCTTTATCTGCTCTTGGTATTCTACAAAGTTTGGGAGTTCCCATAGTTTTTCCCCTGCTTCTTCGGCCGCATCAATTACCTGGCGACACCACTCCCGGTTGTTGCTAATAACCCCACTAGCATTAGAACCTAGAGCTACGACGCACGCTCCTGTCAGTGTAGCAATGTCGATAAGATGGGTAGCGCCAAGCTTACGAGCGTAGGCAACAGCATCAGCGAGAATAAGACGCCCTTCCGCATCTGTACTAACAATCTCAATTGTTTTACCTTCAAGAGAAGAAATCACGTCTCCTGGTTTTAGCGCCTTTCCTGAAGGCATGTTTTCCGTGCAAGGCACAACACCGATGATGTTAACTTTCGGTTTTAGCCGAGCTATTGCTGCCATTGCCCCCAAAACAGCAGCGCCACCGGCCATGTCGTCCTTCATTTCCTGCATTCCTTCACTTGGTTTGAGGGATATGCCACCGCTGTCAAAAGTTATTCCTTTGCCAATAAAGCCAAGGACATCTTTACTGTGTGGATCACCGGTATATTTAAGTACAATCATTTTAGGCGGCTCGTAACTTCCCTGGGCAACCGCCAACAGAGCATGCATATTTTGTTCGCGCATCTGTTCCCGGTCAAGCACTATCAGTTCCAATCCGCCGTTTCTGGCAATTTCGGTAGCGTGCCACACCATTTTTGTCGGTGTCATATAACATGCTGGATGATTTACCAAGTCACGGGCCAAATTGACCGCCTCGGCGATGATCTGCCCTCTGTCGACTGCGTCTTTGATTAAAACACTTCGCCCCTCATCTTGTTCAACGATAAGGAGTTCTTCTACGGCTGAAAATTCTTTTTTGTCTGTTTTATAATACAAGAAATGATAGTTGCCAAGAATAGCTCCCTCGACCAGCGCTTGGGCAGCTTTATCCACCGGTTGGCCGCCAGCGTCTGCGCCGTAGACCATAGAAGCCACAATCTTGGCTCGGACTTGCTGCGCTGCCCGAATTGCAACAGCGGATAAGTGGCGCAGCTTGTCAACCGTCAAATCTTCCTTTTTGCCAAGACCAAGGATGAGTAACCGTTTACAGCCCAGGCCGGAAAATGTATGCAGAATTGTTGTTTTCCCAAACTGACCACAATCAGGCATATCACGCACCAGGGAACTAATTTGGCCATTTAGCGCTTCGTCGGCCGCTTCTGAGGCCCCCTCAAGACTCATAATACCTTCAAAGAGGCCGACGATTAACATATCGCATAAAACATGTGTTGGCGAACCTGATATTAATTGAACATGCATGTCTAAACCTCCTTATCGTTGCACTCTCTTGTAAGTATTAT is a window encoding:
- a CDS encoding leucyl aminopeptidase yields the protein MHVQLISGSPTHVLCDMLIVGLFEGIMSLEGASEAADEALNGQISSLVRDMPDCGQFGKTTILHTFSGLGCKRLLILGLGKKEDLTVDKLRHLSAVAIRAAQQVRAKIVASMVYGADAGGQPVDKAAQALVEGAILGNYHFLYYKTDKKEFSAVEELLIVEQDEGRSVLIKDAVDRGQIIAEAVNLARDLVNHPACYMTPTKMVWHATEIARNGGLELIVLDREQMREQNMHALLAVAQGSYEPPKMIVLKYTGDPHSKDVLGFIGKGITFDSGGISLKPSEGMQEMKDDMAGGAAVLGAMAAIARLKPKVNIIGVVPCTENMPSGKALKPGDVISSLEGKTIEIVSTDAEGRLILADAVAYARKLGATHLIDIATLTGACVVALGSNASGVISNNREWCRQVIDAAEEAGEKLWELPNFVEYQEQIKSHIADLKNSGGRQAGAITAGLFIGHFVGQCPWVHIDIAGTASIDKERGYNVKGGTGVGVRTLVQVALKQAGQN
- the guaB gene encoding IMP dehydrogenase, whose protein sequence is MFNDKFGPEGLTFDDVLLIPAKSDVLPREVDVSTNLTRNIKLNIPIISSGMDTVTEARMAIAMAREGGLGVIHKNMSIERQANEIDKVKRSEHGIIVDPIFLSPENTLQDAHDLMEKYRISGVPVTEKGKLVGILTNRDLRFETDLRRKIRECMTREHLITAPVGTSLEQAKEILRQHRVEKLPLVDEHGNLKGLITIKDIEKAQKYPNSAKDSKGRLLVAAAVGVGADMMDRVDAIVAAKVDVIVIDTAHGHSRGVLEAVKKIKQAYPNIELIAGNVATAEATRDLIEAGADAVKVGIGPGSICTTRVIAGIGVPQITAIYDCARAAREYKVPIIADGGIKYSGDITKAIAAGAHVVMIGNLLAGTEESPGEMIIYQGRSYKVYRGMGSLGAMAEGSKDRYFQENMDKLVPEGIEGRVPYKGSVADTVYQLVGGLRAGMGYCGVRNIEELINKTRFIRITGAGLKESHPHDIHITKEAPNYSL
- a CDS encoding Asp23/Gls24 family envelope stress response protein — encoded protein: MEVVALVGPSGTGKSHRALIVAHEHNIDAIIDDGLLIKDSKIIAGYSAKKEPSKIRAVKRAIFMDAEHAREVREAIERVAPERILILGTSVNMVNKIIDALALPPITKIIRIDEIATRAEIARARESRLKEGKHIIPVPTIELKPHFSGYLIDPLEIFFKKPQAKRRKLGEKSIVRPTFSYYGKLLISDATIASIVDYVATSDLAITRTGQINIKNSQDKEKGISISLDVTIKYGQPIWDVVHQAQHRIKNMVEYMTGMTVKEVNIEVKRLSID
- a CDS encoding sulfite exporter TauE/SafE family protein, producing the protein MMVLITFAMGLFTGILSGLLGIGGGVVLVPMMVFFLGISQHTAQGISMLVIIPTAIAGILQFHKDRLINYRVAGYLALGAIAGALLSANFVQAIPAETLKRLFGIFVIVTGLRMVLAKPKKS
- a CDS encoding N-acyl-D-amino-acid deacylase family protein, with protein sequence MLDLKIKNGLIVDGTGQEGYYADIGIKGDKIVAMGELSGEGAREIIDATGLVVAPGFIDVHSHTDAWYFHNPYAVSKILQGVTTEIIGNCGESAAPINHELRDLLDYGKNTNEQWATTSEFIKLLNNRLGINTATLTGHGNLRALIMGTAARQASAEELKLMAQLLRQTVREGAVGFSSGLLYPPGCFAGRTELVVLCRVLAPIGGVYTTHIRDEGDGLIDAVTEAISVCKASRVRGVISHHKARKRNNWGKTAKTLTMLQEARSEGVDIYCDVYPYTALHTNLATLLPAWIHDGGKDAMLSRLRELFNSETLLADIDREAGDYETIIITKVRKPENKFFQGKSLAQVALAQNKRPAQTVITLLLAEEGSVSMIQHAIDEKDLVRVLTWPLSMVGSDAGARLSFGPLAEGLPHPRSYGTFPRVLARYVREQAVLSLPEAVRKMTSLPAAVFRLNGRGQLRPNFYADITIFDFAVVKDNANYQDPFRPPSGIEYVLVNGKPAVMQGKLTYQMSGKFLMHKPSGSVE
- a CDS encoding sulfite exporter TauE/SafE family protein; the protein is MTENIKLTGTGFIVGIFSGLLGVGGGVFLVPIMVSCFAIDQHTAHGTSLAVVIPTAIVSAIIYGFHGNADLGVSLNLVVGSIIGASIGARIMKKIPAAQLKRLFGILLVFVGLRMVLA
- a CDS encoding translation initiation factor 2, whose protein sequence is MGEDTALLDELRARIRELEDKVEALRISRRVLMNLIDSIEREKREKVLRLEMQNEKLQKNNCRYARAIMYRNVRITQLEDQLRLLTPNKNMSGNAPT
- a CDS encoding DUF3870 domain-containing protein produces the protein MEKETNRLVLFSGYAKLPTGITASEMYKVIGVIVLIDVVTGEIVEADCTLATQLARKHVSAALVGQSLKNGPDQALRTIDRVYQGSAKRTIITAIRIIYDKYRSYTEGTIPSVLD
- a CDS encoding PHP domain-containing protein; protein product: MAADLHIHTTASDGRLTPGEVVEQAVQAGLNCIAITDHDTVDGLKTLVGENKAGLRIIPGIEFSTELPQHEVHILGYYINWQEDELYGRLERLAANRQARLRLMVEKINRLGYKIDYERVLEIAGASVAVGRPHVAKVLVDQGFFHSVSDVFKTLLRKNGPAYVPHYKLTPLEVINLIKKAGGLAVLAHPGLIGSDNIVAELIRLGLDGLEAYHPEHNEEQTKKYLQIAAKNRLLVTGGSDFHGIPGRFPPHLGIFTIDSDLVTQMERFRQNVQA